A portion of the Rhodococcus pseudokoreensis genome contains these proteins:
- a CDS encoding AurF N-oxygenase family protein has translation MTTQNIPSLPEYDPSDPVESAVVTRLARNWGQRATVKKPEPDLDALFDLGKQDYPDELLPFADHDRFLRMGKEQRNQLRAWAWIAFNKNVMDIEQYVVNPGFDLVAHDALDTGLGDTFAVAVHQAMVDEQYHTLMHLNASAVTRRQRGWAMPNNALPDVLTLRRQRAATAEAADPRQRAITTFAFMTVAEISISSYLDLISENDVIQPVNRATVRLHNRDEYCHASIADDIAAVVYDTLNPGDRRLFLDGLVDAMTAFSSNDYSTWHTIVDILDLDGGQAMIDDAEHDTRRSALVQDFGGIHKLCKHLGVAGEMSYEWA, from the coding sequence ATGACGACCCAGAACATTCCCTCGCTCCCGGAGTACGACCCGTCCGATCCTGTGGAGAGTGCCGTCGTGACGCGGCTCGCGCGCAACTGGGGGCAGCGAGCGACCGTGAAGAAGCCGGAACCGGACCTCGACGCGCTGTTCGACCTCGGCAAGCAGGACTACCCGGACGAGTTGCTGCCGTTCGCCGATCACGACCGGTTCCTCCGGATGGGTAAGGAGCAACGGAACCAGCTGCGGGCGTGGGCGTGGATCGCGTTCAACAAGAACGTCATGGACATCGAGCAGTACGTGGTCAATCCCGGGTTCGACCTCGTCGCGCACGACGCCCTGGACACCGGTCTCGGTGACACGTTCGCCGTGGCCGTCCACCAGGCGATGGTGGACGAGCAGTACCACACCCTCATGCACCTGAACGCGAGCGCGGTCACCCGTCGGCAACGCGGTTGGGCGATGCCGAACAATGCCCTGCCCGACGTCCTGACGTTGCGCCGCCAGCGCGCGGCGACGGCCGAGGCCGCCGACCCGAGACAGCGGGCGATCACGACGTTCGCCTTCATGACGGTGGCGGAGATCTCGATCAGCTCCTACCTCGACCTGATCTCCGAGAACGACGTCATCCAGCCGGTCAACCGGGCGACGGTCCGGCTGCACAATCGCGACGAGTACTGTCACGCCTCCATCGCCGACGACATCGCGGCTGTCGTCTACGACACCCTGAACCCCGGCGACCGGCGGCTGTTCCTCGACGGGCTCGTCGACGCGATGACCGCCTTCAGCAGCAACGACTACTCGACGTGGCACACCATCGTCGACATCCTGGACCTCGACGGCGGTCAGGCGATGATCGACGACGCCGAACACGACACCCGCCGATCCGCGCTCGTCCAGGATTTCGGTGGCATCCACAAACTGTGCAAGCACCTCGGGGTCGCGGGCGAGATGTCCTACGAGTGGGCCTGA
- a CDS encoding prephenate dehydrogenase has product MNVPAASARTVALIGGSGDVGRMLADRLRAAGNTVRTVDIRFTDRSDADQVKGDVTDPSPELRAVVQAADAVILAIPESVALESIPFLVAELPEHALLVDTLSVKSRFDAALRESALRGGAVGINPMFAPSLGPEGRPVAAVTYRDGPGVEWFLSALSGWGSSVVRLDAEHHDRLTAATQALTHAGVLAFGLALADLGVDGGELTAVATPPHLVSLALLARVGSGVPEVYRDIQAGNPFAGDARRALAAALTTLTDTVEQGSDDDFAALMSRATSPLGDRIEPLARLCADLFTDLVHRRPRNGDTS; this is encoded by the coding sequence GTGAACGTTCCGGCCGCATCCGCCAGGACCGTCGCGTTGATCGGCGGTTCGGGCGATGTCGGCCGGATGCTCGCCGATCGGCTCCGCGCCGCCGGAAACACCGTGCGCACCGTCGACATCCGGTTCACCGACCGGTCCGACGCGGATCAGGTCAAGGGCGACGTCACCGACCCGTCGCCGGAACTGCGGGCGGTGGTGCAGGCCGCCGATGCGGTGATCCTTGCGATACCCGAAAGCGTGGCGCTGGAGTCGATTCCGTTCCTCGTCGCGGAGTTGCCCGAGCACGCGCTGCTGGTCGACACGCTGTCCGTGAAATCGCGATTCGATGCGGCCCTGCGGGAGAGCGCACTGCGGGGCGGCGCGGTGGGCATCAACCCGATGTTCGCCCCGTCCCTCGGACCGGAGGGCCGCCCTGTCGCGGCCGTGACCTACCGGGACGGCCCCGGGGTCGAGTGGTTCCTGTCGGCCCTGTCCGGCTGGGGATCTTCGGTGGTCCGTCTGGACGCCGAACACCACGACCGGCTCACGGCAGCGACCCAGGCACTGACGCACGCCGGCGTCCTCGCCTTCGGCCTCGCTCTCGCGGACCTCGGTGTCGACGGCGGCGAACTCACCGCGGTGGCCACCCCACCGCATCTCGTCTCACTCGCGCTTCTCGCACGGGTCGGCAGCGGCGTCCCCGAGGTCTACCGGGACATCCAGGCCGGCAATCCCTTCGCCGGCGACGCCCGGCGCGCGCTCGCCGCCGCGCTCACCACCCTCACCGACACCGTCGAGCAGGGCTCAGACGACGATTTCGCCGCGCTCATGTCCCGCGCGACGTCCCCGCTCGGCGACCGGATCGAACCCCTCGCCCGGCTGTGCGCCGACCTCTTCACCGATCTCGTTCACCGACGGCCGCGGAACGGAGATACGTCATGA
- a CDS encoding RNA polymerase sigma-70 factor, translating to MAGTSQTTPDDLGGSRDARSDPATEAFVTHRNLLFTVAYEMLGSAADAEDILQETWLRWAGVDLGTVRNQRAYLVRITTRQALVRLRTLGRRRESYVGPWLPEPLLTAPDVAEDVELADSVSMAMMLVLETLAPTERAVFVLREVFDLEYGEIAAAVDKSTDAVRQIAHRARTHVAARRPRGVVTPAESRDALDAFKRALETGDLQSLLDQLAPDVVLLGDGGGVKQAVLRPIVGADKVGRLLAAGLPRIGGEVSVEPVQMNGSPALIVRLDGEIDDVVAVRMDDGLITGLYIVRNPEKLSRVEQETAVSR from the coding sequence ATGGCCGGCACGTCGCAGACCACACCCGACGATCTGGGCGGGAGCAGGGATGCTCGTTCGGATCCCGCCACCGAGGCGTTCGTCACCCACCGCAACCTGCTGTTCACCGTCGCCTACGAGATGCTCGGCTCGGCCGCCGACGCGGAGGACATCCTGCAGGAGACCTGGCTGCGGTGGGCGGGCGTCGATCTGGGCACGGTGCGGAATCAGCGGGCATATCTGGTGCGAATCACCACCCGCCAGGCGCTGGTCCGGCTGCGCACACTCGGCAGGCGCAGGGAGTCCTACGTCGGCCCCTGGCTACCGGAGCCGTTGCTGACCGCGCCCGACGTGGCGGAGGACGTCGAGTTGGCCGACAGCGTCTCGATGGCGATGATGCTGGTGCTGGAGACGCTCGCACCCACCGAGCGGGCCGTGTTCGTGCTGCGTGAGGTATTCGATCTGGAGTACGGGGAGATCGCGGCCGCCGTCGACAAGAGCACGGACGCCGTCCGTCAGATCGCGCACCGGGCGCGGACCCACGTCGCGGCGCGCCGGCCGCGGGGCGTCGTCACGCCGGCCGAGTCCCGGGATGCTCTCGACGCGTTCAAACGGGCGCTCGAGACGGGCGACCTGCAGAGCCTGCTCGACCAGCTGGCACCGGACGTCGTCCTCCTCGGTGACGGCGGCGGAGTCAAGCAGGCCGTGCTGCGACCCATCGTCGGGGCCGACAAGGTGGGCCGCCTGCTGGCGGCCGGCCTGCCCCGGATCGGCGGCGAGGTGTCGGTCGAACCCGTGCAGATGAACGGCTCCCCCGCACTGATCGTCCGGCTCGACGGGGAGATCGACGACGTCGTGGCCGTGCGGATGGACGACGGCCTGATCACCGGGCTCTACATCGTGCGCAACCCCGAGAAGCTGTCGCGGGTCGAGCAGGAAACCGCGGTGAGCCGCTGA
- a CDS encoding carboxymuconolactone decarboxylase family protein: MDARFNLFANEIALKFGKRFAGAALAIDQSPLPKATRTLVEIRASQINGCGFCTDMHTKDAAVAGETPVRLNLVAAWREATVFTEAERAALALAEEGTRLADAHHGVSDDTWDQVRKHYDDDQIAALVCLVALINAANRINVIVRNPAGTYEPGMFASMTS, encoded by the coding sequence ATGGACGCTCGATTCAATCTGTTCGCCAACGAGATCGCCCTGAAGTTCGGCAAGCGGTTCGCGGGCGCCGCCCTGGCGATCGACCAGTCACCGCTGCCGAAGGCCACCCGGACGCTGGTCGAGATCCGGGCCAGCCAGATCAACGGCTGCGGCTTCTGCACCGACATGCACACGAAGGATGCCGCGGTCGCCGGCGAAACCCCGGTTCGGCTCAACCTGGTCGCCGCGTGGCGCGAGGCCACCGTATTCACCGAGGCGGAGCGTGCCGCGCTCGCGCTCGCGGAGGAGGGAACCCGGCTCGCCGACGCTCACCACGGCGTATCCGACGACACCTGGGACCAGGTGCGCAAGCACTACGACGACGACCAGATCGCGGCCCTGGTCTGCCTGGTCGCCCTGATCAACGCCGCCAATCGGATCAACGTGATCGTGCGCAACCCGGCAGGTACCTACGAGCCAGGGATGTTCGCCAGCATGACGAGCTGA